The Streptomyces sp. NBC_00224 genome has a window encoding:
- a CDS encoding thymidine phosphorylase, translating into MDVISVIRTKRDRGELSPEQIDWVIDAYTRGVVADEQMSALAMAILLNGMNRTEIARWTAAMIASGERMNFDALSRPTADKHSTGGVGDKITLPLAPLVAACGAAVPQLSGRGLGHTGGTLDKLESIPGWRALLSNEEMLNVLDTTGAVICAAGDGLAPADKKLYALRDVTGTVEAIPLIASSIMSKKIAEGTGSLVLDVKVGTGAFMKTIEDARELASTMVALGTDSGVKTVALLTDMSTPLGLTAGNALEVRESVEVLAGGGPQDVVDLTLALAREMLDAAGIKDADPEKALADGSAMDVWRRMIAAQGGDPDATLPVAREQHVVTASRSGVLTRLDAYDIGVAAWRLGAGRARKEDPVQAGAGVELHAKPGDTVTAGQPLLTLHTDTPEKFEYALQTLGDSYDIAPAGTSFTANPIVLDRIA; encoded by the coding sequence ATGGACGTCATCTCCGTCATCCGCACCAAGCGAGACCGGGGCGAGCTGAGCCCGGAGCAGATCGACTGGGTCATCGACGCCTACACCCGGGGTGTCGTCGCCGACGAGCAGATGTCGGCCCTCGCCATGGCGATCCTGCTCAACGGCATGAACCGTACGGAGATCGCCCGCTGGACCGCCGCGATGATCGCGTCCGGCGAGCGCATGAACTTCGACGCGCTCTCGCGCCCCACCGCCGACAAGCACTCCACCGGCGGCGTCGGCGACAAGATCACGCTGCCGCTCGCCCCGCTGGTCGCCGCGTGCGGCGCGGCCGTGCCGCAGCTGTCCGGCCGGGGCCTCGGCCACACCGGCGGCACCCTCGACAAGCTGGAGTCCATCCCCGGCTGGCGCGCGCTGCTCTCCAACGAGGAGATGCTGAACGTCCTGGACACCACCGGCGCGGTCATCTGCGCGGCGGGCGACGGTCTGGCCCCCGCCGACAAGAAGCTCTACGCGCTGCGCGACGTCACCGGCACCGTCGAGGCCATCCCGCTGATCGCCTCCTCGATCATGTCGAAGAAGATCGCCGAGGGCACCGGCTCGCTGGTCCTCGACGTCAAGGTCGGCACCGGCGCCTTCATGAAGACCATCGAGGACGCCCGCGAGCTCGCCTCCACCATGGTCGCGCTCGGCACCGACAGCGGTGTCAAGACCGTCGCGCTGCTCACCGACATGTCCACCCCGCTGGGCCTCACCGCGGGCAACGCCCTCGAAGTCCGCGAGTCCGTCGAGGTCCTCGCGGGCGGCGGCCCCCAGGACGTCGTCGACCTCACCCTGGCGCTCGCCCGCGAGATGCTGGACGCGGCCGGGATCAAGGACGCCGACCCCGAGAAGGCGCTCGCCGACGGCTCGGCCATGGACGTCTGGCGCCGGATGATCGCGGCCCAGGGCGGCGACCCGGACGCGACCCTGCCGGTCGCCCGCGAGCAGCACGTCGTCACCGCCTCGCGGTCGGGCGTGCTGACCCGCCTCGACGCGTACGACATCGGCGTCGCCGCCTGGCGCCTGGGCGCCGGCCGGGCCCGCAAGGAGGACCCGGTGCAGGCGGGCGCGGGCGTCGAGCTGCACGCCAAGCCGGGCGACACGGTGACGGCGGGTCAGCCGCTGCTCACCCTGCACACGGACACGCCGGAGAAGTTCGAGTACGCCCTCCAGACGCTGGGCGACTCGTACGACATCGCCCCGGCGGGCACCTCGTTCACCGCGAACCCGATCGTTCTCGACCGGATCGCCTGA
- a CDS encoding LysR family transcriptional regulator, whose protein sequence is MHRARIINARTHKHSSGGCLSLNSNEEDIVTVLAPRLAYFAAVARHEHVTRAAHELGVPQPTLSRAMVRLEEDLGVALFARRGRTVSLTPAGRTFLGSAERALAEVERAAESVRADADPAAGKVAFGFLHTMGSETVPALIRAFRVTHPRVRFTLVQNYGEAMIERLRAGDLDLCLTSPVPDAPDLVARRLDEQRLRLVVPDDHRLAARKRVRLAEAADETFVTLEPGYGLRRITDDLCAQAGFTPRVAFEGEEAETLRGLVAAGLGVALLPPPAVARPGVVELTVTAPRAVREIGVAWLDGHPDTPPVAAFKAFLLSRRGQLLPV, encoded by the coding sequence ATGCATCGAGCGCGCATAATCAATGCACGTACGCATAAGCACAGCTCAGGCGGGTGTCTGTCATTGAACAGTAACGAAGAAGACATTGTTACGGTGCTCGCGCCCCGCCTCGCGTACTTCGCGGCGGTCGCCCGCCACGAGCACGTCACGCGCGCGGCGCACGAGCTCGGCGTGCCCCAGCCGACGCTCTCGCGGGCCATGGTCCGCCTCGAAGAGGACCTCGGGGTCGCCCTGTTCGCCCGCAGGGGCCGTACGGTCTCGCTCACCCCCGCCGGCCGCACCTTCCTCGGCTCGGCCGAGCGCGCCCTCGCCGAGGTGGAGCGGGCCGCCGAGTCGGTGCGGGCCGACGCCGACCCGGCGGCGGGCAAGGTCGCCTTCGGCTTCCTGCACACCATGGGCTCCGAGACGGTGCCCGCCCTCATCCGGGCCTTCCGGGTCACCCACCCCCGGGTGCGCTTCACCCTCGTGCAGAACTACGGCGAGGCGATGATCGAGCGGCTGCGCGCGGGGGACCTCGACCTCTGCCTCACCTCGCCGGTGCCCGACGCGCCCGACCTCGTGGCCCGGCGCCTCGACGAGCAGCGGCTGCGGCTCGTCGTCCCCGACGACCACCGCCTCGCGGCCCGCAAGCGGGTCCGGCTCGCGGAGGCCGCCGACGAGACGTTCGTGACCCTGGAGCCCGGCTACGGGCTGCGGCGCATCACCGACGACCTGTGCGCGCAGGCCGGGTTCACCCCGAGGGTCGCCTTCGAGGGCGAGGAGGCGGAGACCCTGCGCGGCCTGGTGGCGGCGGGCCTGGGCGTGGCCCTGCTGCCGCCGCCCGCGGTGGCCCGCCCGGGCGTGGTCGAGCTGACGGTGACGGCGCCGCGCGCGGTGCGCGAGATCGGCGTGGCCTGGCTGGACGGCCACCCGGACACCCCGCCGGTGGCCGCCTTCAAGGCGTTCCTGCTGTCGCGCCGCGGGCAGTTGCTGCCGGTGTGA
- a CDS encoding cytidine deaminase — translation MTPDATGTSAVDWEALREAARDAMSRAYAPYSGYPVGAAAFVDDGRTITGCNVENASYGLSLCAECGLVSALRLGGGGRLTHFVCVDGHGAVLVPCGRCRQLLYEFGGPELLLETPDGILPLSAMLPQAFGPDHLKQPLK, via the coding sequence GTGACGCCGGACGCCACCGGCACCTCCGCCGTCGACTGGGAGGCTCTGCGCGAGGCGGCCCGGGACGCCATGTCCCGGGCGTACGCCCCGTACTCGGGCTACCCGGTCGGCGCGGCGGCGTTCGTCGACGACGGGCGCACGATCACCGGCTGCAACGTCGAGAACGCCTCGTACGGCCTGTCGCTGTGCGCCGAGTGCGGGCTCGTCTCGGCGCTGCGGCTCGGCGGCGGCGGCCGGCTGACGCACTTCGTCTGCGTCGACGGCCACGGCGCCGTGCTCGTGCCCTGCGGCCGCTGCCGGCAGCTGCTGTACGAGTTCGGCGGACCGGAGCTGCTCCTGGAGACCCCGGACGGGATCCTGCCGCTCTCCGCGATGCTTCCGCAGGCCTTCGGCCCGGACCATCTGAAGCAACCGCTCAAGTAA
- a CDS encoding ABC transporter permease, translating to MKKFTQRIDKEKLLLAIAAPVLAVVAALVVTALVILATGKNPMPAFDDMLSYGSASDSQVYILNKATTYYLAGIAVAVGFRMNLFNIGVDGQYRIAAFLAAVIGGAVSLPGIVAIPLMILAAMVTGALWAAIAGVLKVTRGVSEVISTIMLNAIATAIIAYLLQPERLGQLDEAGTLVSTKPLPESSWFFTIDNGAAGQIWGFVVVAVLVGVAYWFVLGRTRFGFDLRAVGQSESAAAASGANVKKMIVTSMIISGAVAGLVGLPTLLNDSHQFDNSFPLGLGFTGIAVALLGRNHPVGVALAALVWGYLERTTGHFEVIGYDKEILGVIQGVIVLCVVIAYEVVRRYGLKRQQQRVGAELAAQAAKKQEVTA from the coding sequence ATGAAAAAGTTCACCCAGCGCATCGACAAGGAGAAGCTGCTCCTCGCGATCGCGGCCCCCGTGCTCGCGGTGGTCGCGGCGCTCGTCGTGACCGCCCTGGTCATCCTGGCCACCGGCAAGAACCCGATGCCCGCCTTCGACGACATGCTGTCGTACGGCTCGGCCAGCGACAGCCAGGTCTACATCCTCAACAAGGCGACGACGTACTACCTCGCGGGCATCGCGGTGGCCGTCGGCTTCCGGATGAACCTCTTCAACATCGGTGTGGACGGCCAGTACCGCATCGCGGCCTTCCTCGCCGCCGTCATCGGCGGCGCGGTCTCGCTGCCGGGCATCGTCGCCATCCCGCTGATGATCCTCGCGGCGATGGTGACGGGCGCCCTGTGGGCGGCCATCGCGGGCGTCCTCAAGGTCACCCGGGGCGTCAGCGAGGTCATCTCGACCATCATGCTGAACGCCATCGCGACCGCGATCATCGCCTATCTGCTCCAGCCCGAACGGCTGGGCCAGCTCGATGAGGCGGGCACCCTGGTCTCCACCAAGCCGCTGCCCGAGAGCTCCTGGTTCTTCACCATCGACAACGGCGCCGCCGGTCAGATCTGGGGCTTCGTCGTCGTCGCGGTGCTCGTCGGCGTGGCCTACTGGTTCGTGCTCGGCCGCACCCGGTTCGGGTTCGACCTGCGAGCCGTCGGCCAGTCCGAGTCCGCGGCCGCCGCCAGCGGTGCCAACGTCAAGAAGATGATCGTCACCAGCATGATCATCTCGGGTGCGGTGGCCGGTCTGGTCGGTCTGCCGACGCTGCTCAACGACAGCCACCAGTTCGACAACAGCTTCCCGCTCGGCCTCGGCTTCACCGGTATCGCCGTCGCGCTGCTCGGCCGCAACCACCCGGTGGGCGTCGCCCTCGCCGCGCTGGTCTGGGGCTACCTGGAGCGCACCACCGGCCACTTCGAAGTGATCGGCTACGACAAGGAGATCCTCGGCGTGATCCAGGGCGTCATCGTCCTGTGCGTCGTGATCGCGTACGAAGTCGTCCGCCGCTACGGCCTCAAGCGCCAGCAGCAGCGCGTCGGCGCCGAGCTCGCGGCCCAGGCCGCCAAGAAGCAGGAGGTGACGGCATGA
- a CDS encoding MFS transporter, whose protein sequence is MPPASTGAPTTVGASTAPSPDQLFPGAPGYRRMSFALFAAGVATFALLYSTQALLPLISGDLGVSASAASWTVSAATGALALCVLPLSALSERFGRSRTMTVSLVVAVAVGLLVPFAPNVGWLVALRAVQGAALAGLPASAMAYLAEEVRPKALVAAIGLFVAGNSIGGMSGRILTGWVAQAWGWRAALAAVGLLAAGCAVAFRLLLPRSRHFKAASLDPRALAATVRGHLADPLLVRLYAIGALFMTVFGAVYTVIGYRLSAAPFDLPQGVVGSIFLVYLVGTVSSAAAGNLVARLGRRGALYLAVSTTTAGLVLSLLDSLAAVLAGLVLITAGFFAGHAVASSSVSRTAKTGRAQASALYQSAYYLGSSAGGTLGAIAFHAGGWPATVLLGLLAVLGVVSVTLYGSHAARTERRLAATRLA, encoded by the coding sequence ATGCCTCCTGCCAGTACCGGGGCACCCACCACCGTGGGTGCCTCCACCGCGCCGTCCCCCGACCAGCTCTTCCCGGGTGCTCCCGGCTACCGCCGGATGAGCTTCGCGCTCTTCGCCGCCGGGGTCGCGACCTTCGCCCTCCTCTACTCCACCCAGGCCCTGCTCCCGCTGATCTCGGGCGACTTGGGGGTGTCGGCCTCCGCGGCGAGCTGGACCGTGTCGGCGGCGACCGGCGCGCTGGCGCTGTGCGTACTGCCGCTGAGCGCGCTGTCCGAGCGGTTCGGGCGGTCCCGGACGATGACGGTCTCCCTGGTGGTCGCGGTCGCGGTGGGGCTGCTCGTGCCCTTCGCGCCGAACGTGGGCTGGCTGGTGGCGCTGCGGGCGGTCCAGGGCGCGGCCCTGGCCGGGCTGCCCGCCTCCGCGATGGCCTATCTCGCGGAAGAGGTGCGGCCCAAGGCGCTGGTCGCGGCGATCGGCCTGTTCGTGGCGGGCAACTCCATCGGCGGCATGAGCGGCCGCATCCTGACCGGCTGGGTGGCCCAGGCGTGGGGCTGGCGCGCGGCGCTGGCGGCGGTCGGGCTGCTGGCCGCCGGGTGCGCGGTGGCGTTCCGGCTGCTGCTCCCCAGGTCCCGCCACTTCAAGGCCGCGTCCCTTGACCCGCGCGCCCTGGCGGCGACCGTGCGCGGCCACCTCGCGGACCCGCTGCTCGTGCGCCTGTACGCGATCGGCGCGCTCTTCATGACGGTGTTCGGCGCCGTCTACACAGTCATCGGCTACCGGCTCAGCGCCGCGCCCTTCGACCTGCCGCAGGGTGTGGTCGGCTCGATCTTCCTGGTCTACCTGGTGGGTACGGTCTCCTCGGCCGCGGCCGGGAACCTGGTCGCCCGGCTCGGCCGCCGGGGCGCGCTCTATCTGGCCGTCTCGACCACGACCGCCGGTCTGGTGCTGAGCCTGCTCGACTCGCTGGCGGCGGTCCTGGCGGGCCTGGTGCTGATCACCGCGGGCTTCTTCGCGGGCCACGCGGTCGCCTCCTCCTCGGTGAGCCGCACCGCGAAGACGGGCCGCGCCCAGGCGTCGGCGCTCTACCAGTCCGCGTACTACCTGGGCAGCAGCGCGGGCGGCACACTCGGCGCGATCGCCTTCCACGCGGGCGGCTGGCCCGCCACGGTGCTGCTCGGCCTGCTGGCCGTCCTCGGCGTCGTCTCGGTGACGCTGTACGGCAGCCACGCCGCCCGCACCGAGCGCAGGCTCGCCGCGACGCGCCTCGCCTGA
- a CDS encoding ABC transporter permease, translating into MSVTTTPAKTPPPPAGLKGNAKRKFSVAQILLIVAGALILVSAVRVITGADQLTSEGQISASLGLAVPIGLAGLAGLWSERAGVVNIGLEGMMVLGTFGAGWVGWQSSPWLGLLAGIGFGVLGGLVHAVATVTFGVDHIVSGVAVNLLAVGATQYMAKLFFNEGDAATAGGNPKQSPPAETLPSFTVPGLSSGLESIQKHHWFLISDLAGILGGLVTDVSWVTVIAVLLFVGTWWVLWKSAFGLRLRSCGENPIAAESLGVNVYTYKYAAVAISGGLAGLGGAFLALVTSHIYLEGQTGGRGYIGLAAMIFGNWRPGGLAMGAGLFGFSDALQLRNGGTTVHALLLLLVVLLVALAAWKAYKKAMIQAVISAVMAAAILVWYLMTDTVPGDFVGATPYVVTLLVLSLSAQRLRMPKADGMRYRKGQGK; encoded by the coding sequence ATGAGCGTCACGACCACCCCCGCCAAGACCCCGCCGCCCCCGGCCGGGCTCAAGGGCAACGCCAAGCGCAAGTTCTCCGTGGCGCAGATCCTGCTGATCGTCGCAGGCGCGCTGATCCTGGTCTCCGCCGTGCGCGTCATCACCGGTGCCGACCAGCTGACCTCCGAGGGCCAGATCAGCGCCTCCCTCGGCCTCGCCGTGCCGATCGGCCTGGCGGGCCTGGCGGGCCTGTGGTCCGAGCGGGCCGGCGTGGTCAACATCGGCCTTGAGGGCATGATGGTCCTCGGGACGTTCGGCGCGGGCTGGGTCGGCTGGCAGTCCAGCCCCTGGCTCGGCCTGCTCGCGGGCATCGGCTTCGGTGTCCTGGGCGGCCTCGTCCACGCGGTGGCCACCGTCACCTTCGGCGTCGACCACATCGTCTCCGGTGTGGCCGTCAACCTGCTCGCGGTCGGTGCCACGCAGTACATGGCCAAGCTCTTCTTCAACGAGGGCGACGCCGCGACGGCGGGCGGCAACCCCAAGCAGTCCCCGCCCGCCGAGACCCTGCCGAGCTTCACCGTCCCGGGCCTCTCCTCCGGCCTGGAGTCGATCCAGAAGCACCACTGGTTCCTGATCTCCGACCTCGCCGGGATCCTCGGCGGTCTGGTCACCGACGTCTCCTGGGTCACGGTCATCGCCGTGCTGCTCTTCGTGGGCACCTGGTGGGTGCTGTGGAAGAGCGCGTTCGGCCTGCGGCTGCGCTCCTGCGGCGAGAACCCGATCGCCGCCGAGTCGCTCGGCGTCAACGTGTACACCTACAAGTACGCGGCGGTCGCCATCTCCGGCGGTCTCGCCGGTCTCGGCGGCGCGTTCCTGGCGCTGGTCACCTCGCACATCTACCTGGAGGGCCAGACCGGCGGCCGTGGTTACATCGGTCTCGCCGCGATGATCTTCGGCAACTGGCGGCCGGGCGGACTCGCCATGGGCGCCGGTCTGTTCGGCTTCTCCGACGCGCTCCAGCTGCGCAACGGCGGCACCACGGTGCACGCCCTGCTGCTCCTGCTCGTGGTGCTGCTGGTCGCCCTGGCCGCCTGGAAGGCGTACAAGAAGGCGATGATCCAGGCCGTGATCAGCGCGGTCATGGCCGCCGCGATCCTCGTCTGGTACCTCATGACCGACACCGTCCCCGGCGACTTCGTCGGCGCCACGCCGTACGTGGTCACGCTGCTCGTGCTCTCGCTCTCCGCGCAGCGCCTGCGGATGCCCAAGGCCGACGGTATGCGCTACCGCAAGGGCCAGGGCAAGTGA
- a CDS encoding STAS domain-containing protein, with translation MKPIEPAHLVVPAPVTLADVPPLCERLRALYAAGAREVVCDVGGLVRADLAAVEAVARLRLTARRAGGHLSIRNAGPGLVALLHLAGLAE, from the coding sequence GTGAAGCCCATCGAACCCGCCCACCTGGTCGTCCCCGCCCCCGTCACCCTCGCCGACGTACCACCGCTGTGCGAGCGGCTGCGGGCGCTGTACGCGGCCGGGGCGCGGGAGGTGGTGTGCGATGTGGGCGGGCTGGTACGGGCCGATCTGGCGGCGGTGGAGGCCGTCGCCCGGCTCCGCCTGACTGCCCGGCGGGCGGGCGGGCACCTGTCGATACGCAACGCGGGGCCGGGGTTGGTGGCGTTGCTGCACCTCGCGGGACTGGCGGAGTAG
- a CDS encoding sigma-70 family RNA polymerase sigma factor: protein MGDLSTEPSVATDLDSRLEKHRVELTGYCYRMLGSAFEAEDAVQDTLVRAWRSYEKFEGRSSLRSWLYRIATNVCLDMLTASGKRARPMDLTAPQTASSAVLRSRPEVTWLEPVPDARVLPTAVDDPAETAVARESVRLAFVAALQHLPPKQRAVLILREVLAWKASEVAELLGTTVASVNSALQRARSTLAESEPRASDAADPLDEEQQKLLARYVAAFEGYDMSALTSLLHEDATLSMPPYDLWLRGPEDIVAWHLGTGHGCRGSRLVPTVANGTPAFGQYRPGPGGRHEPWALQVVEIADGKIVGLNAFLDTARWFPMFGLPQALGEA from the coding sequence ATGGGTGATCTGTCAACGGAACCGTCGGTGGCGACGGACCTGGACTCCCGCCTGGAGAAGCACCGGGTCGAGCTGACGGGGTACTGCTACCGGATGCTCGGCTCGGCCTTCGAGGCGGAGGACGCGGTGCAGGACACGCTGGTCCGGGCATGGCGGAGTTACGAGAAGTTCGAGGGCCGCTCGTCCCTGCGGTCCTGGCTGTACCGGATCGCGACCAACGTCTGCCTGGACATGCTGACCGCGAGCGGCAAGCGGGCCCGCCCGATGGACCTCACGGCCCCGCAGACGGCGTCCTCGGCCGTGCTGCGCTCGCGGCCGGAGGTGACCTGGCTGGAGCCGGTGCCGGACGCGCGGGTGCTGCCCACGGCGGTGGACGACCCGGCCGAGACGGCGGTCGCGCGCGAGAGCGTGCGGCTCGCCTTCGTCGCGGCCCTCCAGCACCTGCCGCCCAAGCAGCGGGCGGTGCTCATCCTGCGCGAGGTGCTCGCGTGGAAGGCGAGCGAGGTGGCCGAGCTGCTCGGGACGACGGTGGCGTCGGTCAACAGCGCGCTCCAGCGGGCGCGTTCGACGCTGGCGGAGTCGGAGCCGCGCGCCTCGGACGCGGCGGACCCGCTCGACGAGGAGCAGCAGAAGCTCCTGGCCCGCTATGTGGCGGCGTTCGAGGGGTACGACATGTCGGCCCTGACGTCCCTGCTGCACGAGGACGCGACGCTGTCCATGCCGCCGTACGACCTGTGGCTGCGCGGCCCCGAGGACATCGTGGCGTGGCACCTGGGCACGGGGCACGGGTGCCGGGGCTCGCGCCTGGTGCCGACCGTCGCCAACGGGACGCCCGCCTTCGGTCAGTACCGGCCTGGCCCTGGCGGGCGGCATGAACCCTGGGCGCTCCAGGTCGTGGAGATCGCCGACGGGAAGATAGTCGGGCTCAACGCGTTTCTGGATACAGCGCGTTGGTTCCCGATGTTCGGGTTGCCCCAAGCGCTGGGCGAGGCCTGA